From one Solanum stenotomum isolate F172 chromosome 12, ASM1918654v1, whole genome shotgun sequence genomic stretch:
- the LOC125848759 gene encoding mitogen-activated protein kinase kinase kinase 20-like, which translates to MDWVRGETVGHGSFGKVSFAIPRNQSTLFSPSMVVKSSSASCSATLMNEKIILDELKGCPQIINCVGDSYSYENGEKLYNVLLEYACGGALSDKLKNSGDQRLPEFEVRKYTKGLLRGIHYIHNNGYVHCDIKLPNILLSENGQVKIADFGLAKRAESKKDDKLRCELRGTPLYMSPEMVIGGEQDTPADIWALGCVMAEMATGNPVWRCSDITKLLMTIGLGDQLPEIPQNLSEEGKDFLEKCLVKDVKKRWTAEMLLKHPFVADEDDTVTLNYERCNSGSPSTSPRCPFDFPDWVSNNSAESSVTCSITSLPSPAFQESMNWSDGSWSTSPTERIRELVCECRPEFEWSTADGWVSVR; encoded by the coding sequence ATGGATTGGGTTAGAGGTGAAACAGTAGGGCATGGAAGCTTTGGCAAAGTGAGTTTTGCGATTCCGAGAAACCAGAGTACTCTGTTTTCTCCATCAATGGTGGTTAAGTCTTCTTCCGCTTCCTGCTCAGCTACTTTGATGAATGAGAAGATAATCTTGGATGAACTTAAGGGGTGCCCACAAATTATCAATTGCGTTGGTGACAGCTACAGTTATGAAAATGGCGAAAAACTGTACAATGTCTTATTGGAGTATGCTTGTGGGGGTGCTTTGTCggataaattaaagaattccgGTGATCAGAGGTTGCCGGAGTTTGAAGTCAGGAAGTACACAAAGGGGTTACTCAGAGGGATTCATTATATCCACAACAATGGTTATGTTCACTGCGACATTAAGCTTCCAAACATTCTTTTAAGCGAAAATGGTCAAGTCAAAATTGCTGATTTCGGATTGGCAAAGAGAGCGGAATCAAAGAAAGATGATAAATTGAGATGTGAATTGAGGGGTACTCCGCTGTACATGTCACCGGAAATGGTGATCGGAGGCGAACAGGATACTCCGGCTGATATCTGGGCACTTGGCTGTGTGATGGCGGAAATGGCAACTGGTAATCCAGTGTGGAGATGTTCAGATATAACTAAATTGTTGATGACAATTGGATTGGGTGATCAATTACCTGAAATTCCTCAAAATTTATCGGAAGAAGGAAAAGATTTTCTTGAGAAATGCTTGGTGAAGGACGTGAAAAAGAGATGGACAGCTGAGATGCTTCTAAAACATCCCTTTGTTGCTGATGAAGATGACACTGTTACATTAAATTACGAAAGATGCAACAGTGGCAGCCCTTCAACATCTCCAAGGTGCCCATTTGATTTCCCAGATTGGGTATCTAATAACTCTGCTGAATCCTCAGTAACATGTTCAATTACATCACTGCCCTCACCGGCGTTTCAAGAATCAATGAACTGGAGCGATGGGTCATGGTCTACATCACCAACAGAGAGAATTCGGGAATTAGTGTGTGAATGTAGACCTGAATTTGAATGGTCTACTGCTGATGGCTGGGTCAGCGTTAGGTGA